The following proteins are encoded in a genomic region of Dialister hominis:
- a CDS encoding NADPH-dependent F420 reductase — protein sequence MKYGVSGTGDVGHVIASKLIDLGHEVMMGARSASSEKAQKWAEEHGSHAYYGTFEDAAKFGERVFNCTQGIHAIEALELAGKDHLNGKILIDTSNPFHYEDGHISLDPKYSGNTSLGEEIQKFLPETRVVKTLNYIGSSMMDFNYDDNDSDYAPFTAFYCGNDSDAKRETAILLYDFGWRDLLDIGDISMSRYTEMLGAFWVPLYKKFNSMKWGFALSRNFEKTPEKIALSRGYLGAKPTGKKWHGHEIYIPIPNPAHKQPEGIDMKQYILDGDGTNNICTDLQGDMTKALNDEN from the coding sequence ATGAAGTACGGAGTATCGGGGACAGGCGATGTGGGACATGTCATCGCAAGCAAATTAATCGACCTCGGCCATGAAGTCATGATGGGTGCCAGAAGTGCATCGAGCGAAAAAGCGCAGAAATGGGCTGAAGAACATGGCAGCCATGCCTATTACGGAACATTTGAAGATGCTGCCAAATTCGGGGAACGCGTCTTCAACTGCACGCAGGGAATTCATGCTATCGAAGCACTGGAACTGGCAGGAAAAGATCACCTCAATGGAAAAATTCTGATTGACACTTCGAATCCATTCCACTATGAAGACGGCCATATTTCCCTTGATCCTAAGTACAGCGGAAACACAAGCCTTGGCGAAGAAATCCAGAAATTTCTCCCAGAGACCAGAGTGGTAAAAACCCTGAACTACATCGGCAGCTCCATGATGGATTTCAATTATGATGATAATGACTCTGACTATGCTCCCTTTACTGCTTTCTACTGCGGCAACGACTCTGATGCCAAGAGGGAGACAGCCATACTCCTCTATGACTTCGGCTGGCGAGACCTCCTGGATATCGGAGACATTTCCATGTCCCGCTATACGGAGATGCTGGGCGCTTTTTGGGTACCGCTCTATAAGAAATTTAATTCCATGAAATGGGGCTTCGCATTATCCAGAAACTTTGAAAAAACGCCGGAAAAAATTGCCTTATCAAGAGGATACCTGGGAGCAAAGCCTACGGGGAAAAAATGGCATGGTCACGAGATCTATATACCGATTCCCAATCCCGCACATAAACAGCCGGAGGGCATCGATATGAAACAATATATCCTTGATGGTGATGGCACAAATAATATTTGTACAGATCTGCAAGGTGATATGACTAAAGCTCTTAATGATGAAAATTAA
- a CDS encoding type II toxin-antitoxin system HicB family antitoxin gives MKYVYPAVFHAEPEGGYTISFPDIEGCLSQGETIQECCEMAEDALTLMLWDMEENHISAPSPTPINEVHKENKDDIVTLVKADTLAYRRKYDTKAIKKTLSIPQWLDTMAQEKGVNFSNVLQQALIKELNIR, from the coding sequence ATGAAATATGTTTATCCAGCTGTTTTTCATGCTGAACCGGAGGGCGGGTATACGATTTCCTTTCCGGATATAGAGGGCTGTCTTTCTCAGGGAGAAACGATTCAGGAATGCTGCGAGATGGCAGAAGATGCACTGACATTGATGCTCTGGGATATGGAAGAAAATCACATTTCAGCACCGTCTCCGACGCCAATCAATGAGGTGCATAAAGAAAACAAAGATGATATCGTCACTTTGGTCAAAGCGGATACACTGGCGTATCGGAGAAAGTACGATACAAAAGCCATCAAGAAGACGCTGAGCATCCCGCAGTGGCTTGATACGATGGCGCAGGAAAAAGGCGTCAATTTCTCAAATGTCCTCCAGCAGGCACTGATTAAAGAATTGAATATCCGGTAA
- a CDS encoding phosphatase PAP2 family protein, giving the protein MITIFALNNFDIGVLYLIQDSLRSPILTSFLEFMTDLGNNGYVWIALAVLLMTIRKCRKAGLTTMLALVINVILANGILKHLVQRPRPFDTYGGLQVLIHRPADWSFPSGHASASFAAAFVLYHYLPKKFSIVMFVLAALISFSRLYLGVHYPTDVFAGVFVGYFSAWLSEKITGFFGKDTGTKVTAIMAKRPGRKSAENA; this is encoded by the coding sequence GTGATTACCATATTTGCACTGAACAATTTTGATATAGGAGTCCTGTACCTGATCCAGGACTCCCTCCGCTCGCCGATTCTGACGAGCTTTCTGGAATTCATGACTGACCTGGGGAATAACGGCTATGTCTGGATCGCCCTTGCCGTCCTTCTGATGACCATCAGGAAATGCAGAAAAGCAGGACTTACGACGATGCTCGCGCTTGTCATCAATGTCATTCTTGCCAACGGCATCCTGAAGCACCTGGTCCAGCGTCCCCGCCCCTTTGACACCTACGGCGGCCTTCAGGTCCTGATCCACCGCCCGGCCGACTGGTCCTTCCCGTCCGGCCATGCATCAGCGTCCTTCGCTGCTGCTTTCGTCCTCTACCATTACCTGCCGAAGAAATTCAGCATTGTTATGTTCGTTCTCGCCGCGCTCATCTCCTTCTCGAGACTTTACCTCGGCGTCCACTATCCCACCGACGTCTTCGCCGGCGTATTCGTCGGATACTTCTCCGCATGGCTCTCTGAAAAGATCACCGGCTTCTTCGGCAAAGACACAGGAACCAAAGTCACCGCCATCATGGCCAAACGCCCCGGCAGGAAATCTGCCGAGAATGCGTGA
- a CDS encoding phosphatase PAP2 family protein → MFAFDNFEIGALYLIQDFMRTPKLTDFLESMTDLGNAGFIWLALAIVLICTKKYRKVGYATFLSLAMNLILTNGILKHIFKRARPFDTYPDLQPLIHEPTDWSFPSGHSSASFAAAFVLYHYMPKKFSIPALILATLIAFSRLYLGVHYPSDVIGGAAIGYLTAWASEKFMTYTEKKTGAKSQNLAHKKRAESA, encoded by the coding sequence ATGTTCGCTTTTGATAACTTTGAAATAGGCGCGCTTTACCTGATTCAGGACTTCATGCGCACTCCGAAGCTGACGGATTTCCTGGAATCCATGACGGATCTGGGAAATGCGGGCTTCATCTGGCTGGCTCTCGCCATCGTCCTCATCTGCACGAAGAAATACAGGAAGGTCGGGTATGCCACTTTTCTATCCCTGGCAATGAACCTCATCCTGACGAACGGCATCCTGAAGCATATTTTCAAAAGGGCCCGCCCCTTTGACACGTATCCGGATCTGCAGCCGCTCATCCATGAGCCGACGGACTGGTCGTTCCCATCCGGCCATTCCTCTGCTTCCTTTGCCGCTGCTTTCGTCCTCTACCATTACATGCCGAAGAAATTCAGCATTCCTGCGCTCATCCTCGCCACGCTCATCGCCTTCTCGAGGCTTTACCTTGGCGTCCACTACCCCAGCGACGTCATCGGAGGCGCCGCAATCGGCTACCTCACCGCCTGGGCGTCTGAAAAATTCATGACCTACACGGAGAAAAAAACGGGCGCGAAATCGCAAAATCTGGCTCATAAGAAAAGGGCAGAAAGCGCATGA
- a CDS encoding TetR/AcrR family transcriptional regulator has product MALTKKAEKTRSRLLESARRLISERGFDHVSVEDITKDSGVAKGTFYHYFECKEEVVAELSFQSIQTIIKKAIDYDGDVRERCLYYFIELYKDASWSGVRLVRQWMKETMEAETPDSRTRECLDGIRNTVMDIFVTGLGKGKGELRADAPLDMLSKLLMSHFFGVLTIWCMMNGEWDIVADADVYAKTDIDNLLGAYIEE; this is encoded by the coding sequence ATGGCTTTAACGAAGAAGGCGGAAAAGACGCGTTCAAGGCTCTTGGAATCCGCAAGACGGCTGATTAGTGAGAGAGGATTTGACCACGTGTCTGTAGAGGATATCACAAAAGACAGCGGCGTGGCGAAGGGTACATTCTACCACTATTTCGAATGCAAGGAAGAGGTCGTGGCGGAGCTTTCCTTCCAGTCGATCCAGACCATCATCAAGAAGGCGATCGATTATGACGGAGACGTCAGGGAACGCTGCCTTTACTACTTCATCGAGCTTTACAAGGATGCTTCCTGGTCGGGCGTGCGCCTGGTGCGCCAGTGGATGAAGGAAACGATGGAGGCGGAAACGCCGGATTCCCGGACGAGGGAATGCCTCGACGGCATCCGCAATACGGTCATGGATATCTTCGTGACCGGCCTTGGCAAGGGAAAAGGCGAGCTCCGTGCAGATGCCCCGCTCGATATGCTCTCCAAACTGCTGATGAGCCATTTCTTCGGCGTCCTCACGATCTGGTGCATGATGAATGGCGAATGGGACATCGTGGCTGATGCCGATGTCTATGCGAAGACGGATATAGACAACCTTCTCGGTGCTTATATTGAAGAATAA
- a CDS encoding 5-methyltetrahydropteroyltriglutamate--homocysteine S-methyltransferase: MGTRNVPPFRNDVVGSFLRPQVIHEARRNLEAGKITASELRQIEDEEIKKLVAKEIENGLHAVTDGEFRRTYWHLDFLENLEGVEKVKAEEWSVHFKGHQPKAATVKITGKIGFGDHPFVKDFEYLKSVAGDTMAKMTIPSPSMLHLICCVREENYQPIDLYKNEDDLYRDIALAYQEAIRTFYKAGCRYLQFDDTSWGEFCDPDKRKAYEARGLDLDKIEKNYVKMINLALEAKPADMKITMHICRGNFRSTWFSSGGYDPVAEILFGHCNIDGFFLEYDSDRAGGFEPLKYIQKQQVVLGLITSKFPQLEKFEDVKARVEEASQYVPKDQLCLSPQCGFASTEEGNALTEEEQWAKVRLIRDYADKIWGE; this comes from the coding sequence ATGGGAACAAGAAACGTACCGCCGTTCCGCAATGACGTCGTAGGAAGCTTCCTGCGTCCACAAGTCATTCATGAAGCGCGCCGCAATCTGGAAGCAGGCAAAATCACAGCTTCCGAACTTCGCCAAATCGAAGACGAAGAAATCAAGAAACTTGTCGCCAAGGAAATCGAAAATGGTCTCCATGCCGTGACCGACGGAGAATTCCGCCGCACTTACTGGCATCTGGACTTCCTTGAAAACCTTGAAGGAGTAGAAAAGGTCAAGGCCGAAGAATGGTCCGTCCATTTCAAAGGCCACCAGCCCAAAGCCGCTACCGTGAAGATCACCGGCAAAATCGGCTTCGGCGATCACCCCTTCGTCAAAGACTTCGAATACCTGAAGAGCGTCGCAGGAGACACCATGGCCAAGATGACCATCCCGTCCCCGAGCATGCTCCACCTCATCTGCTGCGTCCGCGAAGAAAACTACCAGCCGATCGACCTTTACAAGAACGAAGATGACCTCTACAGAGACATTGCCCTCGCTTATCAGGAAGCCATCCGCACCTTCTACAAAGCAGGCTGCCGCTACCTCCAGTTCGACGATACCTCCTGGGGCGAATTCTGCGATCCTGACAAGAGAAAAGCCTACGAAGCAAGAGGCCTTGATCTCGACAAGATCGAAAAGAACTACGTGAAAATGATCAACCTCGCCCTCGAAGCCAAACCAGCTGACATGAAAATCACCATGCACATCTGCCGCGGCAACTTCAGATCCACCTGGTTCTCCTCCGGCGGATACGACCCGGTCGCTGAAATCCTCTTCGGCCACTGCAACATCGACGGATTCTTCCTCGAATACGACTCCGACCGCGCAGGCGGCTTCGAACCGCTGAAGTACATCCAGAAACAGCAGGTCGTCCTCGGCCTCATCACCTCCAAATTCCCGCAGCTCGAGAAATTTGAAGACGTCAAGGCACGCGTAGAAGAAGCCTCCCAGTACGTCCCCAAAGACCAGCTCTGCCTGAGCCCCCAGTGCGGCTTCGCCTCCACCGAAGAAGGCAACGCCCTCACCGAAGAAGAACAATGGGCCAAAGTCAGACTCATCCGCGACTACGCAGATAAAATCTGGGGAGAATAA
- a CDS encoding IS1634 family transposase codes for MNIPANAKTQTISGEKYVFIDTPYWNAEKHRGEHKRRYIGKIVEGQFVPNGRYLLSLEKSGTIKPGPVPVTECKRQFYGATYLLDQIGDKLGIVDDLKASFPDRYKQLLSLAYFFVLEEGMSAYRLRKWALTHKHPYGRDIPSQRISDLMGSIDEASKMNFFRRQAKRRAEKEYLAFDTTSISSYSELIKLAKYGKNKEGDHLPQVNLALLYGEVSRLPVYFRKLTGNTADVSLIRNLMLDIDFLDMKKLSFVMGRGFYSEKNINDLMKRHYKFLIGIRCGLKIARKHLDEIRGEKMISWENYHDDVGLYAMSFTDEWDYREEQPRTGKCICDKRRVYVHIYFNDQRCTDERLSFARYLTCLQDELKSGRKTDGHMKDYDKYFIVTETPKRGLHIVPKGDAIRERQRDFGYFVLLTNGIKNPVEAIRLYRVRDLIEEAFANLKERLDMRRMSVSSSENFEGKLFVQFLALICLSYIKKQMDEKGLYKKYTMQTLLDDLDIIELYQQPGRAHHLSEITKKQIALYDAMRVPFPK; via the coding sequence ATGAATATACCAGCTAACGCCAAGACGCAGACTATCTCGGGGGAAAAGTATGTTTTTATAGATACCCCATATTGGAACGCAGAGAAGCATCGCGGAGAGCATAAACGCCGCTATATTGGGAAAATAGTAGAGGGGCAGTTCGTCCCGAACGGAAGGTATCTGCTGTCACTGGAGAAGTCCGGGACAATAAAGCCTGGACCGGTTCCTGTCACAGAATGCAAGCGGCAGTTTTATGGGGCCACTTATCTTCTTGACCAAATCGGTGACAAACTGGGAATTGTGGATGATTTGAAGGCTTCCTTCCCCGATAGGTATAAGCAGCTCTTGTCTCTTGCCTATTTCTTTGTCCTGGAGGAAGGCATGTCTGCTTACCGTCTCCGTAAGTGGGCGTTGACTCATAAGCATCCCTATGGCCGGGATATCCCCTCCCAGCGTATCAGTGATCTGATGGGCTCTATTGATGAGGCTTCAAAGATGAATTTCTTCCGCAGGCAGGCCAAGCGCAGGGCGGAGAAGGAGTACCTTGCTTTTGACACCACATCAATTTCCTCCTATTCTGAGCTGATTAAATTAGCCAAGTATGGAAAGAACAAGGAAGGAGACCACCTTCCGCAGGTTAATCTTGCTTTGTTGTATGGGGAAGTTTCACGGCTTCCGGTTTATTTCCGCAAGCTTACAGGAAATACGGCAGACGTCAGTTTGATACGGAATCTAATGCTGGACATCGATTTCCTGGATATGAAGAAGCTGAGCTTCGTTATGGGCAGAGGCTTCTACAGTGAGAAGAACATTAATGACCTGATGAAGCGCCATTATAAGTTTCTCATAGGCATCCGCTGCGGGTTAAAAATTGCAAGAAAGCATCTGGACGAGATTCGTGGAGAGAAGATGATCAGCTGGGAAAATTACCACGATGATGTGGGGCTGTATGCCATGAGCTTCACTGATGAATGGGACTATAGGGAAGAGCAGCCAAGGACGGGGAAATGTATATGTGACAAGCGGAGAGTCTATGTCCATATATACTTCAACGACCAGCGCTGTACCGATGAGCGGCTGAGCTTTGCCAGGTATCTGACCTGTCTGCAGGATGAACTTAAAAGCGGCAGGAAGACAGACGGGCACATGAAGGACTATGACAAATACTTCATAGTGACCGAAACGCCTAAGAGGGGACTGCACATTGTCCCCAAAGGTGATGCAATTCGTGAGCGCCAGCGCGATTTCGGCTATTTCGTCCTGCTGACCAATGGGATAAAGAATCCGGTGGAAGCCATAAGGCTCTACCGTGTGAGAGACCTGATTGAAGAAGCTTTTGCAAACCTGAAGGAACGGCTGGATATGAGGCGCATGTCCGTCTCCTCCTCCGAGAATTTCGAAGGAAAACTCTTTGTCCAGTTTCTGGCCCTAATCTGCCTTTCCTACATCAAAAAGCAGATGGATGAGAAGGGCCTGTACAAGAAGTACACGATGCAGACACTGCTGGATGACTTGGATATAATTGAGCTTTACCAGCAGCCGGGGAGGGCCCATCACCTTTCAGAGATAACGAAGAAGCAGATAGCTCTATATGACGCAATGAGAGTCCCATTTCCGAAATAG
- a CDS encoding SIR2 family NAD-dependent protein deacylase: MSFYEDLVMQTQMNFQKYYGIYRRGGTPYELAGPSKLSMDEKIDRLVQEIRDADCVIVGGASGLSAAGGGNFYYENNDSFKKYFGKFEEVYHFNGAFDGMFRHWNDRAAFWAFLATFLHTTLTAPIRAPYHDLDALLKGKDFFVITTNQDTQFIKLYPENKVAELQGDHRFFQCASCCQDDTWDAVQPVEDMIRAMGDGIKIPKGMIPRCPHCGGEAFPWVRGYGNFLQGKKYKEQYEKASSYIASHKDAKILFIELGVGRMTPMFIQEPFWQLTMGLPHARYIGVNNQFDFLPRQIEDKGMTILGDIAEVLTAAVKKKGGGVRNGLSGNCRKNQAGRRCPDP, encoded by the coding sequence ATGAGCTTTTATGAAGATCTTGTCATGCAGACACAGATGAATTTCCAAAAATATTACGGTATTTACAGAAGAGGCGGTACGCCCTACGAGCTGGCCGGCCCTTCCAAGCTTTCCATGGATGAGAAGATTGATCGTCTCGTTCAGGAAATCCGCGATGCGGACTGCGTCATCGTGGGCGGCGCTTCCGGCCTTTCTGCGGCTGGCGGCGGCAATTTCTACTATGAAAACAACGATTCCTTCAAGAAATACTTCGGCAAGTTCGAGGAAGTCTACCACTTCAACGGCGCCTTCGACGGCATGTTCCGTCACTGGAATGACCGTGCGGCTTTCTGGGCATTCCTTGCGACATTCCTTCATACGACGCTCACTGCGCCCATACGCGCGCCGTACCATGATCTGGACGCCCTGCTCAAGGGTAAGGATTTCTTCGTCATCACGACGAACCAGGATACGCAGTTCATCAAACTCTATCCGGAAAATAAAGTCGCAGAGCTGCAGGGCGACCACCGTTTCTTCCAGTGCGCCTCCTGCTGCCAGGATGACACGTGGGATGCCGTGCAGCCGGTAGAAGACATGATCCGTGCCATGGGAGACGGCATCAAGATCCCAAAGGGCATGATTCCGCGCTGTCCGCACTGCGGCGGCGAAGCCTTCCCCTGGGTCAGAGGATACGGCAATTTCCTGCAGGGAAAGAAGTATAAAGAACAGTATGAAAAGGCATCCAGCTACATTGCATCACACAAGGATGCAAAGATCCTCTTCATCGAGCTCGGTGTCGGCCGCATGACACCGATGTTCATCCAGGAACCCTTCTGGCAGCTCACCATGGGCCTGCCGCATGCGAGGTACATCGGCGTGAACAACCAGTTCGACTTCCTTCCGCGCCAGATCGAGGATAAGGGCATGACCATCCTGGGAGATATTGCAGAAGTCCTGACCGCGGCTGTCAAAAAGAAAGGGGGAGGAGTAAGAAATGGATTATCAGGCAATTGCAGAAAAAATCAAGCAGGCCGACGCTGTCCTGATCCCTGA
- a CDS encoding Rrf2 family transcriptional regulator has protein sequence MKYSTKVSDAVHILSFIALNAKESLTSQAIAESVKTNPAFVRQLMSSLRNAGLLTSVKGHAKPALSRDAKDISLLDVYRAVEGDKPLLHQDTHTNPECGVGVNIQLVIRDCYDQVQKKTEEEMASINMQDILDQYEKRLEKQGL, from the coding sequence ATGAAATACTCGACAAAAGTGAGCGATGCCGTCCACATTCTTTCCTTCATTGCGCTGAACGCGAAGGAAAGCCTGACGAGCCAGGCCATCGCAGAAAGCGTCAAAACGAACCCTGCCTTCGTGAGGCAGCTGATGTCATCGCTTAGAAACGCAGGACTTTTGACCAGCGTCAAAGGCCACGCCAAGCCGGCTCTCTCCCGGGATGCGAAGGACATTTCCCTTCTGGACGTGTACCGCGCCGTCGAAGGCGACAAGCCCCTCCTGCATCAGGACACGCACACGAATCCGGAATGCGGCGTGGGTGTCAATATCCAGCTCGTCATCCGCGACTGCTACGACCAGGTGCAGAAAAAGACCGAAGAGGAAATGGCCTCCATCAACATGCAGGATATCCTGGACCAGTACGAAAAACGGCTGGAAAAGCAGGGACTCTGA
- a CDS encoding arsenate reductase ArsC, producing MNKNKPKVAFLCTHNACRSQIAEALGRKLAGDAFEPFSAGTEKQDHLDPGAVKWMKELHGVDMEKTQRSKTLRDIPAPDIVILMGCGIACPAMKAAYEENWGFDDPSGKSREEYEKTIRIIEQRILDLKEKIQKEWK from the coding sequence ATGAATAAAAATAAGCCGAAAGTGGCTTTCCTCTGCACGCATAATGCATGCAGAAGCCAGATCGCAGAAGCCCTGGGAAGAAAACTGGCGGGAGATGCGTTCGAACCCTTTTCAGCGGGTACGGAAAAGCAGGATCACCTTGACCCGGGCGCCGTCAAATGGATGAAAGAGCTGCATGGCGTAGACATGGAAAAGACGCAGAGGAGCAAGACGCTCAGGGATATCCCGGCGCCGGACATCGTCATTCTCATGGGCTGCGGCATAGCCTGCCCGGCCATGAAGGCCGCTTACGAAGAGAACTGGGGGTTTGACGATCCTTCCGGGAAATCCAGGGAAGAATACGAGAAAACTATAAGAATCATAGAACAGCGCATTCTGGACCTGAAAGAGAAAATCCAGAAAGAATGGAAATAA
- the arsB gene encoding ACR3 family arsenite efflux transporter, translating into MSQEKQEGISFFNRYLTVWVFLCMAAGVLIGKAAPSVTAFLGNMTIAGISIPIAILIWVMIYPMMMKVDFESVREIGKNPKGLIVTWIVNWLIKPFTMYGIASFFLFVVFKAWIAPDIATQYLAGAVLLGAAPCTAMVFVWSSLTKGNPAYTVVQVATNDLIILVLFVPIVKFLLGVSHVEVPYSTLFLSVLLFVVIPLAGGILTRISVIKSHGREYFEKTFIHKFDNATTIGLLLTLILIFAGQTEVILSNPLHIVLIAVPLILQTFLIFFIAYGACRILKLPYDISAPAALIGASNFFELSVAVAIALFGTTSPAALATTVGVLTEVPVMLTLVLIANSTQDYFPKRKTR; encoded by the coding sequence ATGAGCCAGGAAAAACAGGAAGGCATCAGCTTCTTCAACCGCTACCTGACGGTCTGGGTATTTCTCTGCATGGCCGCCGGCGTGCTTATTGGTAAAGCCGCGCCGTCCGTGACGGCTTTTCTTGGAAATATGACGATTGCAGGGATTTCCATACCGATCGCCATCCTCATCTGGGTCATGATTTATCCCATGATGATGAAGGTCGACTTTGAAAGCGTCAGGGAAATCGGGAAAAATCCGAAGGGCCTCATCGTCACATGGATCGTGAACTGGCTCATCAAGCCGTTCACCATGTACGGCATCGCCAGTTTCTTCCTCTTCGTCGTATTCAAAGCGTGGATAGCGCCGGACATTGCGACGCAGTACCTTGCCGGCGCCGTGCTCCTGGGGGCGGCTCCCTGTACGGCCATGGTCTTCGTCTGGAGCTCTCTGACAAAAGGAAATCCGGCGTATACTGTCGTCCAGGTCGCAACGAATGATCTCATCATCCTTGTCCTTTTCGTGCCGATCGTGAAATTCCTCCTGGGCGTGTCCCATGTCGAAGTCCCGTACAGCACGCTTTTCCTAAGTGTCCTCCTCTTCGTCGTCATTCCGCTTGCAGGAGGCATCCTGACACGTATCAGCGTCATCAAGAGCCATGGCAGGGAGTACTTCGAAAAGACATTCATCCACAAATTCGATAATGCGACGACCATCGGACTTCTCCTTACGCTGATCCTCATCTTTGCCGGCCAGACTGAAGTCATCCTGTCGAATCCGCTGCACATCGTCCTCATCGCCGTGCCGCTCATTCTTCAGACATTCCTTATCTTCTTTATCGCCTATGGTGCCTGCCGCATCCTGAAGCTGCCATATGATATTTCCGCTCCGGCAGCCTTGATCGGCGCATCCAATTTCTTTGAGCTCTCCGTGGCCGTCGCCATTGCCCTTTTCGGCACGACGAGCCCTGCCGCGCTGGCAACCACCGTCGGCGTGCTGACAGAAGTTCCTGTCATGCTCACCCTTGTCCTCATCGCCAATTCGACGCAGGACTATTTCCCAAAGAGGAAAACAAGATGA
- a CDS encoding ArsR/SmtB family transcription factor: protein MDYKNDVRIIKALTDENRLAILHMLQDGSKCACVILEELHITQPTLSHHMKILCDTGLVDSCKCGKWMYYSLSLEGGRTLRALVERYTISEEAYADYKTCESCRDNGAGDPCQDDGKEAGK, encoded by the coding sequence ATGGATTATAAAAACGATGTACGGATCATAAAAGCGCTGACGGATGAGAACCGTCTGGCGATTCTCCATATGCTGCAGGACGGTTCAAAATGTGCCTGCGTTATTTTAGAGGAGCTGCACATCACGCAGCCGACGCTTTCGCACCACATGAAAATTCTCTGCGATACAGGCCTTGTCGATTCCTGCAAGTGCGGGAAGTGGATGTATTATTCGCTGTCGCTGGAAGGCGGCAGGACGCTGCGCGCACTGGTAGAGCGCTACACCATCAGCGAAGAAGCTTATGCGGATTACAAGACCTGCGAATCCTGCAGGGATAACGGAGCAGGGGATCCCTGCCAGGATGACGGAAAGGAAGCCGGAAAATGA
- a CDS encoding sulfite exporter TauE/SafE family protein, translating to MMLPEFVKLALFMAAVFISNIIQALTGFAGVMLSIPPTILLYGPDMAKAVINVICWLVCVLLMVQNRKYINPKELFRIVAFMLVGMAIGIHLYNVVNQAILVPLYGGIIVAVALKNLFMKQSNSSLPAWIAIPVLLGAGIIHGMFASGGALLVVYLVATFRDKDSFRANVASVWSILNLVLMFNDYSKGLYNAQFLQLLALGVIPLVFAIWLGNKIHDMINQKMFNRLTYCLLLAAGSMILI from the coding sequence ATGATGCTTCCAGAATTTGTAAAATTAGCTCTCTTTATGGCAGCCGTATTTATTTCAAATATAATACAGGCCCTGACCGGATTTGCCGGCGTGATGCTCTCCATTCCGCCGACCATCCTCCTCTACGGACCAGATATGGCCAAAGCGGTCATAAATGTCATCTGCTGGCTCGTATGCGTTCTGCTCATGGTGCAGAACCGCAAATATATCAACCCGAAGGAACTTTTCCGAATCGTTGCCTTCATGCTCGTCGGCATGGCTATTGGCATTCACCTCTACAACGTCGTGAACCAGGCCATCCTCGTTCCTCTCTACGGCGGCATCATCGTAGCCGTCGCACTGAAGAACCTCTTCATGAAGCAGTCTAATTCTTCCCTCCCGGCATGGATTGCCATCCCGGTACTCCTCGGAGCAGGAATTATCCACGGCATGTTCGCTTCCGGCGGCGCCCTCCTGGTCGTCTACCTGGTTGCCACCTTCCGTGACAAAGACTCCTTCCGCGCCAACGTCGCTTCCGTATGGTCGATTCTGAACCTCGTCCTGATGTTCAACGACTACTCCAAAGGCCTCTACAATGCGCAGTTCCTCCAGCTCCTGGCACTCGGCGTCATTCCGCTCGTATTTGCCATCTGGCTCGGGAACAAGATTCATGACATGATCAACCAGAAAATGTTCAACCGCCTGACTTACTGCTTACTTCTCGCAGCAGGCAGCATGATCCTGATCTGA
- a CDS encoding NAD(P)H-dependent oxidoreductase — translation MAKILVISGHPHLDQSLANQTILTELKNSGLDITIEDLSEIGWDFDIEAERKAVVDADALVFEFPLYWYSYPALLKKWVEEVLAHGFAYGTGGTALQGKDFFISSTTGGPEESYSHEGPQNHPISEFFFNFDQLATFTGMKKHEPIITYGCMYVPGLSTEEDKQKIVDNCKASAQKLIEELKKI, via the coding sequence ATGGCAAAAATTTTAGTTATTTCCGGACATCCGCATCTTGATCAGTCTCTGGCAAACCAGACTATCCTCACCGAACTCAAGAATTCCGGCCTCGATATCACCATCGAAGACCTCTCCGAAATTGGCTGGGACTTCGACATCGAAGCTGAAAGAAAAGCTGTCGTAGACGCAGATGCTCTTGTATTTGAATTCCCGCTCTACTGGTACTCCTATCCGGCACTCCTGAAGAAATGGGTCGAAGAAGTCCTCGCTCACGGCTTCGCATACGGCACCGGCGGAACAGCTCTGCAGGGAAAGGATTTCTTCATTTCCAGCACCACTGGCGGCCCGGAAGAATCCTACAGCCATGAAGGCCCGCAGAACCATCCGATCAGCGAATTCTTCTTCAACTTCGATCAGCTCGCAACATTCACCGGCATGAAGAAGCATGAACCGATCATCACCTACGGCTGCATGTACGTACCAGGCCTTTCCACCGAGGAAGACAAGCAGAAGATCGTAGATAACTGCAAAGCAAGCGCTCAGAAACTCATCGAAGAACTGAAAAAGATCTAA